The region GCTGATTGATCTGGCTGAGAGCGGCGTCCTTACACTTATCGGTGGCCGCGAAATCCTGGGAGTAATTAATCACCACCGTAATGCTCGGATCAACCTTCTTGGCACAGAACTTGTAGCCGGCGATATAGCGAGTGACGGGAGGAATAGGCAGTCCGCCAACAGCGCCAATCGTATTATGGCCGCGCAGCTGCGAGATCTTGGCCTTGCCGTCAACCTCCATCTGGGCGGCAATGGCGCCAACCAGACAGCCCGCCTCCTGCTCTTTGAAGAAGAGCGGGGCCACGTTGGGCAGCGATTCGCAGTCTTGCTTGCCTGCAGGAACAGCGCAGCCATCGATGATGGCGAATTTCTTGGTGGGGAACTGGTGCGCCACCTGATCGACAGCGTTCTGCATCAGGAAGCCGACAGCGAAGACCAGGTCAGCGCTGCGGGCTGCCAGCGTCAGGTTTTTCACATAATCGGCCTGGTTTTTCGACTCGATCACCTGGCGGGTAAAATGGAACTCGTTCATGGCCTTGGTATAGCCGACGTAGGCCAGGTGGTTGAAACTGCGATCGTTCAAGCCGCCGATATCAGTGACCAGGGCCACCGAAATCGGCGTCTGAGCTGTCGGCGTGGTCGAGCTTCCTCCTCCCGAGCTGCCTGTGTTGCTTCCTCCACAAGCAGCCAGCAGGACACAAAATAAGGCGAGCAGTGCCACGATACGGGCTGATATGCCACCGTTTCGCATACGCGCGTTCCTTTCTTCTCTCCCCGGAGAACCTGGTGTATCCTTAGAAAGGATCTCTTGCAGTAATTGTAGTGGTGCTCTACAAACAAATAAGACGCTCTGCTATTGTCTTTGGCGTAGCAGACAGAAAGCAGATCAGCGATCCAGAGACAAGCAGAGCCTCAAGCGACCAGGACAGCACCGCCTGACTGTTCTGGTGGGATAGCACCCGGGCAGGGAACGGACCTCGCAGCGGTTCCATGTCAATTATACGCTGCAGGCTGGCGACATCTCACAAAAGCCAGGTCCAGGCAGGCGCTCAGCCAGGCGGGCAAGTGGTTGTCGAGCGCCTGGTGAGTGGAGGGGAGAAGGAGAAGAAGAGCGGCGAGGAGAGAGAGCAAACTATCGTGTTCGTTCTCTGGCTCCTCGCCGCATTGCTGGTGTGCAGTGTTATGCTTGCTGTGCGAGCCAGGCTAGCTAGCCAGCCAGCCAGCTAGCTAGCTATTGATTGTAGGAACGTTCTTCCAGAGGAAGCAGGCGGTCAAGACTATGGCCATGCAGAGCTTCACTCAAAGGTCTGCTCAGGCTCGGATCTCCTCCAGCACAGAGAGATTGATGAACAGGTCGCAGCTTTGGCGCAGCGTGGCCGACATTGCCTCGTCGAAGGCGGCCACCTCGACGCGCACGCCGTGATCCGAGCAGTAATCAAGCATCGGCATAAAATCGCTATCGCCGCTGACCAGAACAATACAGTCGACGGCCCGGCTTTCCACAAGCCGCACCACGTCCATACACAGATCCAGATCGAGATCGGCCTTCTTTGCACCACTGGAGAACGTCTTATAGTTCTTCGTCGTAATGCGGTACCCCAGGCCCTTGACGGCCTGCAGAAACATTTGCTCATCGCCGGGCTGGGGGCTGGTTGGGCAATAGGCATGGGCTCGCACCAGGCGGCGGTTGCCGCGCAGGAAGTCGAGCAACTTGCCAAAGTCAATAGTCAGCCGTAACGTGCGCGCGGAGTAGAGCAAATTAGCCACATCGACGAAGACGCCCACCCGCTCCGTCGAAGGCGGAGGGGGGATTGAGACCGACACATTGGTCGGCGACTGATGAGTGCGGCGCAGTTCGGCCACAATGCGGTCGGTCTGCGACTGGATAGCCTGCACGACCGTATTGGCGAACTGAACCATCGGGTCATTCCCGCGGTTATTAGGATAGACGAGATTGTTCCGCTGCACATCGGAGCGTGAAGGGCGCACACCAGCTTCGCGCACAGCCACGCTGCCGCGTGCGGGCGAAGGTTCTGGCGCCATGAAAGGACCTCCGAACTCGTTGCCCAGATTCATCTGGTTCATAGTAGTGCCGGAGATAATATGATAGGTTCCGGCAGGAGCGGTCGGCTGCGAGGCCGGTACCGACGTCGGCTGGGTCACAGGCGGCACAGTGACCGGAGAGACCGGCGTGGGCGGCGGAGCGATTGGGGGAGGCGTCGGCTCAGTGGCCGGCGCGGGCGCGGCAGAGGCAGCCGCTGACTTGGAACGGCGGCGGCGGCGCCGGCGCGAGGTAGCCGCCTGAATCTCAGAGTACTCCAGAGGAGGCAGATCTTCAGGGGCAGGAACCTGGGTCTCCTGAGCCGCCGGCCTGGCGCCGTTGGCCGTCGGCTGCACTGGCAATGCCACAGAGGCAGCCGGCTGTTCCTGTTCTTTTGCTTTCTCTTGTTGTCGATTATCCTTACTGCTTTGCGGCTGCTGCTTACTCCGCTGCTCTTCCGCCGTCGGCTCGCTCAGCATCTCGCGAGACGAGAGCGCGTGAATCTCCTGGGGGTGCTCGCCAGGGCTGGGAGCGGCCACTATCGGAGCCTGGAGCTGCTCGCTCTCGGGCCGACGCTCCTCCTGGACGGCAGAGGCGCCAGCAGCAGCGAGCTTCTCCCCCGTCTCGCGCTGCTCAGGTGGCGCCGACTGCTGAGAGGAATTGACCAGGAACATCGCGCTATTGACCGCTGTTGCCGGGCGATCGAAGCGATAGCGGCGTGCGGGGCGGGTGGCCTGTCCCTCCTCGCTGGTGGATGGAGTGGTCTCGCTCGTGCCGCCACTCTCGCCTGCGCCAGGGCCAGAAGAGGCGGCGGTTGACTCACCGCCGACCTGAGAGCTGGCAGTGGCGGCAGGCTGGCCCTCTTCTTCAGGGCTTTTTTCTCCCTCGGAGGCGGGGCGCTCCTCGACAAACGGCTCGCGCAGGCGCCCATAGCGAGGCAACCGAATGCGCGTAGCTGGGCGCAGCAGCGGGGAGGGAGGGCGCTCTGCAGGCTTTTCAGGTGCCGCTGGAGCCTGAGCAGTCTGCGCTATCTGATCAGCTGACTGCTGTGGCTCCTCCTGAGCCTTGGCCGGGCGCTCTTCCACGGGCGGGGAGGCCGGTTCAGGCTGTTCCTGACCAGCGCCAGCTTCCGCGTCACGGGCAGCCTCGGTGGACGCTGCCGGCGTCAGGGCCTCGGCCTGCCCCTCACTCTCCGCAAGTGAGCTGGTAGTGATAGTGCTACTGCTGCCGCTCTCCACGAACGAGAGGCGTCCGGGGATAGGCACCGTAGGGAGCGGCGAAAGTGGTCTGGCGGCTGACAGAGCAGCAGACGGGCCGCTTTCATTTTCAGCAGGTGGAACCAGGCTGCCCAGGGTATGCAAGGTACTCAGGGCATCTAGAGCCTCATGCACGGCTTCGAAGGTAGCGGCCTGGCGGGCCTCTTCAGCCTGACGGAACTCCTCAATAAACTCACTGAAGGGGCGAACATTCCCCTCGCTGAACGGCAGGAAGTCCTCCATGAGCGGGGAAGGCTCCACATCCCGCGCCGTCAAGGCCTCCTGTGCAGATGGTGTAGAGGGAGTGGAAAAGGCGGAAAGGAGTTCAGTGGGCGAGTAGGCCGCGACGCTTTCCTGGATGCGTTGCGAAGAGGCCTCCGTCTGAGACGGAAGCTCATAGCCAGGGACGGCGTCCGCACTCTCCCATGCAGGTGGTTGCTTCTGCCCTTCCACGGTACCCTCCGATAGCTGCGTCCCGGGGGGCGCAGCAGGCTCTAGAGAAGCAGGAGTTGTTGCGTCTTCGGAGGCAAATGCTTCCTTTGCGACGGACACATCAACGTCGCTCTTCTCTGGCTGCGAATGTTCTCTTGTCACAAAAAGATCTCCAGTCTCACTAATTCGGGACCGGAGCGCAGGCGATCGTGTGGAGAGGTACTTGACGCACAGAACCGTCAGGGCGAATGGACGCCGTCATTGCTCGCCTATCGTCTGCTCTACCTCAACGGGTGCTCGGGAAAAGGCAAGACAACAAAGAGTAAGCATATAGGAAGCACGCCGTACTTTCACCGATCCGCGTTGCAAAGATGGGCGGATGCGCGCCACCATCTATCCGCCCTGCCTGTCCTTTCCTGCTTGCGACAGGCACCTCACGCTACATGCACGTCCGATCCCGATCTCCTCTACACCGTTCGCAAAGCTTCGATTCACTCTTTTTGCTGCATACCGCCACTGAGGGGCGGAACATGGCTGGGGACGGGGCGAGCGGATGCTTCTTGAGCCTCGGCGGTTCGGCCCCGGCCCCGGCCCAGGAACCGCGCGCGGCGCTCGCGATCGCGGCTGAGGCGGGCACCGCTCTCCTGATCACTGGCGAGCGTTGTGGGGGCAGGAGCCAGTTGGGGCGCGGGGCGCCCGCGCTCCTGTCGGCGTGTG is a window of Thermogemmatispora onikobensis DNA encoding:
- a CDS encoding BMP family lipoprotein, whose translation is MRNGGISARIVALLALFCVLLAACGGSNTGSSGGGSSTTPTAQTPISVALVTDIGGLNDRSFNHLAYVGYTKAMNEFHFTRQVIESKNQADYVKNLTLAARSADLVFAVGFLMQNAVDQVAHQFPTKKFAIIDGCAVPAGKQDCESLPNVAPLFFKEQEAGCLVGAIAAQMEVDGKAKISQLRGHNTIGAVGGLPIPPVTRYIAGYKFCAKKVDPSITVVINYSQDFAATDKCKDAALSQINQHNADIIFQVAGGCGVGALDAADQAGVFGIGVDADQNYLHPKSVITSALKKVDVAVYDTISDYAHGKFTNNPPRFDLAHDGVGYGTLSSVVPADAKNKADQLADQIRAGTLAVPENIPS
- a CDS encoding NYN domain-containing protein is translated as MEDFLPFSEGNVRPFSEFIEEFRQAEEARQAATFEAVHEALDALSTLHTLGSLVPPAENESGPSAALSAARPLSPLPTVPIPGRLSFVESGSSSTITTSSLAESEGQAEALTPAASTEAARDAEAGAGQEQPEPASPPVEERPAKAQEEPQQSADQIAQTAQAPAAPEKPAERPPSPLLRPATRIRLPRYGRLREPFVEERPASEGEKSPEEEGQPAATASSQVGGESTAASSGPGAGESGGTSETTPSTSEEGQATRPARRYRFDRPATAVNSAMFLVNSSQQSAPPEQRETGEKLAAAGASAVQEERRPESEQLQAPIVAAPSPGEHPQEIHALSSREMLSEPTAEEQRSKQQPQSSKDNRQQEKAKEQEQPAASVALPVQPTANGARPAAQETQVPAPEDLPPLEYSEIQAATSRRRRRRRSKSAAASAAPAPATEPTPPPIAPPPTPVSPVTVPPVTQPTSVPASQPTAPAGTYHIISGTTMNQMNLGNEFGGPFMAPEPSPARGSVAVREAGVRPSRSDVQRNNLVYPNNRGNDPMVQFANTVVQAIQSQTDRIVAELRRTHQSPTNVSVSIPPPPSTERVGVFVDVANLLYSARTLRLTIDFGKLLDFLRGNRRLVRAHAYCPTSPQPGDEQMFLQAVKGLGYRITTKNYKTFSSGAKKADLDLDLCMDVVRLVESRAVDCIVLVSGDSDFMPMLDYCSDHGVRVEVAAFDEAMSATLRQSCDLFINLSVLEEIRA